The genomic window ACCGTTGCCGGCGCTGCTATCATCGGGCCCGGACGCGTTTCAGTCCGGATTTCATGGCTGAGTGAAAAGGGGATTCCTCGCCAGGCCCGCCGGAAGCTGGCGTGCGAGGAGTCTTCAGAAAGGGGTCTCGATGGGTCCTGGGTTCACCAACCGGAGACGGTTTCTCCACACTGCGCTGACGACCTCGGCGGCGGCGATGGCCTACAGTCGAGTGCCTCGCGCTCAGGCCGGCGCGGCGGTCGGCGGGCCTTACATCGACGTCCACACGCATCTGGGACGAACCTGGAACGGCGACGAACCGATGACGCCCGAGGCGCTCGTCCGTTGGATGGACGACAACAACATCGCCAAGGCGGTCGTTCTGCCGCTGGTCTCCCCCGAGTCGTCCAGCTACCTGAACCTCACCGAGCAGGCCCTCGCCGGCGCGAAGGCCTTCCCCGACCGCCTCATCCCCTTCTGCTGCATCGACCCGCGCACCAGCTACCGGGGAGGTCGCAAGGGTCTGGTCGCCATGCTCAAGGAGTACGTCGATCAGGGGGTGAAAGGCTTCGGCGAGCACAAGGTCGGCCTGCCGATCGACGACCCCAGGATGATGGCGGCCTATGAGGCGTGCGACGACCTCAAGCTTCCCGTCCTCTTCCACTGCGACGACATCCGAGGGACCGACCAGGCTGGGCTGCCAGGCCTGGACCGGGTCCTCACCGCCTTCCCGAACCTCAATTTCATCGGTCACGGCCCTGGCTTCTGGGCGTCGATCTCCGGCGACCTGAAGACGGCCGGGCTGGGCTCCTACCCCAAGACGAAGGTCGCCCCCGGCGGAGCCCTCGACCAGTTGTTCGACAAGCACAAGAACCTCTGGGGCGACCTCTCGGCCGGCTCGGGCTCGAACGCGATCAGCCGCGACCCGGACTTCGGCCGCGGCTTCCTGATCCGCCGGGCCGATCGGCTCCTGTTCGGAACCGACTACCTCAAGCCCGGCCAGGAGGTTCCCCAGTTCCAGATGCTCGCCGGCTTCGACATCCCCGCCGACGTTCGAGCCGCCATCGAGCGGGGCAACGCGACGAAGTTGCTGAAGCTCTAACGGAGCCCCGACCGCTCAGACCGGCTTGCGGGGCATCAGGTAGTAAATTGGGATGCCGACCAGCATGCTGAAGAGGGCGATCGTCGAGGTCTCCCACGAGTTGATGAACGCCGCGACCAGCAGAACGCCCGTCAACAGCAGGTAGACGGCCGGCGTCACAGGATACCCTGGAGTGCGGAACGGGCGGTCGAGGTCGGGCCGCTTCCAACGCAGGACGAAGATCGCGCTCATCGAGAGCAAGGAGAAGAGCGACAGGCCCACGCTGGCGTAGATGAACAACTTCTCGAACGAGTTCGTCCAGAGCAGCGTCAGCGTCGCGACGATCTGGAAGAACGTCGCAACAGCCGGCGTCTCCGCGCCGGGGGTCAGCTTCGCAGCCACCGCGGGGAACTGGCCG from Paludisphaera rhizosphaerae includes these protein-coding regions:
- a CDS encoding amidohydrolase family protein; this translates as MGPGFTNRRRFLHTALTTSAAAMAYSRVPRAQAGAAVGGPYIDVHTHLGRTWNGDEPMTPEALVRWMDDNNIAKAVVLPLVSPESSSYLNLTEQALAGAKAFPDRLIPFCCIDPRTSYRGGRKGLVAMLKEYVDQGVKGFGEHKVGLPIDDPRMMAAYEACDDLKLPVLFHCDDIRGTDQAGLPGLDRVLTAFPNLNFIGHGPGFWASISGDLKTAGLGSYPKTKVAPGGALDQLFDKHKNLWGDLSAGSGSNAISRDPDFGRGFLIRRADRLLFGTDYLKPGQEVPQFQMLAGFDIPADVRAAIERGNATKLLKL